In a genomic window of Dehalococcoidia bacterium:
- a CDS encoding acyl-CoA dehydrogenase family protein, giving the protein MSIFGEKHDIFRKNVQRFVASEINPHMSRWEKDEYFPVELMPKLGGMGCLGITFPEAYGGGCEDWTMSLVFHEELARSTGMGIPISITAHTDMSLPHIARLGTAEQKKKYLAPAIKGEKLAGVWVTEPYCGSDVAAIKTTAQRSGDHYIVNGSKQFSTNALKGDFGIMLVRTGEADSGHRGLTMLIVETSTPGFKAAPISKMALRSGDTGTIYLDNVRVPVENRLDEENRGFYNQMIGFERERLSLAATAVGSVQVALDEAVSYARERKAFGRPIGKFQVITHRLVDIAVKLEAARQLMYRAVEMFCGGVEGKQDTATKKMCYMAKLFATDVAQELVSSAAQVFGGSVVDNDLIVSRLYRDIRIGTLGGGTSEIMKNIIGGLMGL; this is encoded by the coding sequence ATGAGTATCTTCGGGGAAAAACACGATATCTTCAGGAAGAACGTACAGCGTTTTGTGGCTTCTGAGATCAATCCGCACATGAGCAGGTGGGAAAAGGACGAGTATTTCCCGGTGGAGCTGATGCCGAAACTCGGTGGTATGGGCTGTCTGGGCATCACCTTTCCCGAGGCATACGGCGGCGGGTGCGAGGATTGGACCATGTCACTGGTATTCCACGAGGAGCTGGCCCGGTCCACCGGCATGGGCATCCCCATAAGCATTACGGCGCATACGGACATGTCTTTGCCACATATTGCGCGGCTAGGGACAGCTGAACAAAAAAAGAAATACCTGGCCCCAGCCATCAAGGGAGAAAAGCTGGCAGGAGTTTGGGTTACAGAGCCATATTGCGGCTCCGATGTTGCAGCCATCAAGACCACTGCTCAAAGGTCCGGCGATCACTATATAGTGAATGGCAGCAAGCAGTTCTCAACTAACGCACTTAAAGGCGATTTCGGAATAATGCTGGTCAGAACGGGAGAGGCTGATTCGGGACACCGGGGGCTCACCATGCTAATCGTTGAGACATCGACACCGGGATTCAAGGCGGCGCCCATCAGTAAGATGGCTTTGAGAAGCGGGGATACGGGGACGATATATCTGGATAACGTCCGCGTGCCTGTAGAGAACCGCCTGGATGAAGAAAATAGGGGTTTTTATAACCAGATGATAGGCTTCGAAAGGGAGAGACTGTCGCTTGCCGCTACTGCGGTGGGCTCCGTCCAGGTCGCTCTGGATGAGGCGGTGAGCTACGCCAGGGAGAGAAAGGCTTTCGGGCGACCGATAGGCAAGTTTCAGGTTATAACTCATCGGCTGGTCGATATCGCGGTTAAATTGGAGGCCGCCAGGCAGCTCATGTACAGGGCGGTCGAGATGTTCTGCGGTGGCGTGGAGGGCAAGCAGGATACCGCTACGAAAAAGATGTGCTATATGGCAAAACTGTTTGCCACCGACGTAGCTCAAGAACTCGTTAGCAGCGCTGCCCAGGTTTTCGGAGGTTCTGTGGTGGACAACGACCTTATCGTTTCAAGGTTATATAGAGATATCAGGATAGGCACCCTGGGGGGAGGCACGTCCGAAATTATGAAAAATATTATAGGAGGTCTTATGGGGCTTTAA
- a CDS encoding nitronate monooxygenase family protein, with amino-acid sequence MAKPLLRTKLCDLFDIEYPIVLAGMGDVIRDYTVSTGKLCAAVSNAGGLGMIGGGTMSAAQLRHEIRDAKSQTRKPFGVDLIFPAGPPVEGTVSEIQAKLPADLTSFIDVWYEQYQVPHEKGPEVKIFDEDLAMQQWKVVVDEGIKTIALGLGTPDWIIPEAHGRGMKVMCLVGNVRQASRLAAMGADLVIAQGHEAGGHTGRIGLMSLLPAIIAAVSPVPVLAAGGIVIGSQLAAALAMGAVGVWVGTAFEATSESPITDLGKQKLVEADEESARISKIYTGKTARTLRNPFTDSWDKAGIRTLPMPYQNYLVRDFFYSLERNRPELIFVGSGQGVGLIKKIRSAQEVVDDFVQDAIDILKKRLPAEVTI; translated from the coding sequence ATGGCTAAACCCTTATTAAGAACAAAACTTTGCGATTTATTCGATATCGAGTATCCCATCGTACTAGCCGGGATGGGTGACGTTATCAGGGATTACACGGTATCCACCGGAAAACTGTGCGCTGCTGTTTCCAACGCTGGAGGTCTGGGTATGATCGGCGGCGGAACCATGAGCGCAGCCCAGCTACGGCACGAGATCAGAGACGCTAAAAGCCAGACTAGGAAACCATTCGGGGTCGACCTGATATTCCCGGCCGGACCGCCTGTCGAAGGCACGGTATCCGAGATTCAGGCGAAGCTGCCTGCCGATCTGACCAGCTTTATCGACGTGTGGTATGAACAGTACCAGGTACCCCACGAGAAAGGCCCCGAGGTCAAGATTTTCGATGAAGATCTGGCCATGCAGCAGTGGAAGGTCGTTGTCGACGAAGGCATAAAGACCATCGCTCTCGGTCTGGGTACGCCCGACTGGATCATTCCAGAGGCTCACGGCAGGGGTATGAAGGTGATGTGCCTGGTGGGTAACGTCAGGCAGGCCTCCAGGCTGGCCGCCATGGGCGCGGACCTGGTAATAGCGCAGGGACATGAGGCCGGCGGGCACACCGGCAGGATCGGCCTGATGTCATTGCTGCCGGCGATCATTGCAGCCGTCAGTCCGGTTCCTGTACTTGCTGCGGGAGGCATCGTGATCGGCAGCCAGCTCGCCGCCGCACTGGCCATGGGAGCTGTGGGCGTATGGGTGGGCACAGCCTTTGAGGCCACCTCTGAGTCTCCCATCACCGACCTGGGCAAACAGAAGCTTGTGGAAGCGGACGAAGAAAGCGCACGAATCTCAAAAATTTACACTGGCAAAACAGCCCGCACGCTGCGCAATCCCTTCACGGATAGCTGGGACAAGGCGGGAATACGTACGTTGCCTATGCCCTATCAGAATTATCTGGTAAGGGATTTCTTTTACTCGCTTGAGAGGAACAGGCCTGAACTGATCTTTGTGGGCTCGGGGCAGGGCGTGGGCCTGATAAAAAAGATCAGGAGTGCACAAGAAGTTGTTGATGACTTCGTGCAGGACGCAATCGATATCCTTAAAAAAAGGTTGCCGGCCGAAGTAACTATATAA
- a CDS encoding aminotransferase class III-fold pyridoxal phosphate-dependent enzyme, whose amino-acid sequence MDIFNKQILELFLSRTAKSRALWESGRQVLPDGGGGDMQCYWPYPVYMQRAQGSKLYDVDGHEYVDFFCGAGTVLLGHRSPVILQAVESALKEGLPASVACENEIKLALLLRKFMPGMELIRFLPSGSEANQAAIRLARKFTGRCKIAKFEGGYHGQAQEMLVSIEPAGPACGPAEEPRCTPWHTDLPAHMLEQIVILPFNNIEDTIRIIAKHAGELAAVMVEPVLVHGGMIPADKSYMQAVKDTATKHGILLIFDEVVTALRLVPGGAQEIYGITADMTVLAKPVGGGFPMGVLGGRKDVMSCICMERMHDKVCVAGSTSGHPVSVAAGLALLTELEKGEYYRHVQELASLASVRLQKAFDEAGISCTVTGEFMGICRGFWPHFSDKAPRNSRDFYSEDLLKLLNFCIGMIAHGIFMSPTGAPSITLAHTEQDIDKMLKAASSVLQMMKSG is encoded by the coding sequence ATGGATATTTTTAACAAGCAGATACTGGAGCTTTTCCTATCGAGAACGGCGAAATCGCGAGCGCTGTGGGAATCCGGCCGGCAGGTGCTGCCAGACGGCGGCGGCGGGGATATGCAATGCTACTGGCCTTATCCGGTTTACATGCAGCGGGCGCAGGGCTCGAAGCTCTACGACGTGGACGGCCATGAATACGTCGACTTCTTCTGCGGTGCGGGCACCGTGCTGCTGGGCCACCGCTCACCGGTTATCCTGCAGGCGGTCGAATCGGCACTGAAAGAGGGGTTGCCCGCCTCGGTAGCCTGCGAGAACGAGATAAAACTGGCCTTATTGCTGCGCAAATTCATGCCCGGCATGGAGTTGATACGCTTCCTGCCCAGCGGCTCCGAGGCCAACCAGGCAGCCATCCGCCTGGCGCGTAAATTCACCGGACGCTGCAAAATAGCCAAGTTCGAGGGTGGCTACCACGGACAGGCGCAGGAGATGCTGGTTTCCATCGAGCCGGCAGGCCCCGCCTGCGGACCGGCTGAGGAGCCCAGATGCACTCCCTGGCATACGGACCTGCCCGCCCATATGCTTGAGCAGATCGTGATCCTTCCCTTCAACAATATTGAGGACACGATCAGGATTATCGCAAAGCACGCCGGCGAACTGGCTGCCGTCATGGTCGAGCCGGTGCTGGTGCACGGCGGCATGATACCGGCCGATAAAAGCTACATGCAGGCCGTCAAAGATACCGCCACGAAGCACGGCATTCTTTTGATTTTTGATGAGGTCGTCACAGCCCTGCGCCTGGTGCCGGGTGGGGCGCAGGAGATATACGGCATCACCGCGGACATGACAGTTCTGGCCAAGCCGGTGGGCGGTGGATTCCCCATGGGCGTCCTGGGCGGCAGGAAGGATGTAATGAGCTGCATCTGCATGGAACGGATGCACGATAAGGTGTGCGTGGCCGGCTCGACCTCGGGCCATCCGGTGAGCGTCGCCGCCGGGCTGGCACTGCTGACGGAGCTGGAGAAGGGCGAGTACTACCGTCATGTACAGGAGCTGGCATCGCTGGCGTCCGTCCGTCTGCAGAAGGCCTTCGACGAGGCAGGGATCTCATGCACTGTGACCGGTGAGTTCATGGGCATCTGCCGCGGCTTCTGGCCTCATTTCAGCGATAAGGCGCCGCGCAACTCGCGTGACTTCTACAGCGAGGACCTGCTCAAGCTGCTGAACTTCTGCATCGGCATGATAGCACACGGCATCTTCATGAGCCCGACCGGCGCTCCCTCCATCACCCTCGCTCATACAGAGCAAGATATCGATAAGATGCTGAAGGCCGCCTCCAGTGTTTTGCAGATGATGAAATCGGGCTGA
- a CDS encoding TetR/AcrR family transcriptional regulator, with translation MNRTKSKRAQGITRERIIEAAFSVFNNVDFTTATIRDIARASGISPASIYKHFKSKEDMLDAITVEKIRQMDLDLRNHLVGIKGVLNKLRKMTWFYLDLYDRDNSIAWTLYITTSPTMWKKSRRAWETAVLTGRLFKDIIKEGQRSGEISRDLNIRVLEMMYFGALRHICIFSLVGTNSGTATHMSNMAEDLTEMIYGAIKSLDKKQEAFVCPYSARAAKARPAGKGGDRK, from the coding sequence ATGAATCGGACAAAGAGCAAGCGTGCACAGGGAATTACCAGGGAAAGGATCATCGAAGCTGCCTTTTCCGTTTTCAATAACGTTGATTTCACCACGGCCACCATCCGCGATATCGCCAGGGCCTCCGGCATCTCTCCGGCCAGCATCTACAAGCATTTCAAAAGCAAGGAGGATATGCTGGACGCCATTACCGTTGAGAAGATCAGGCAGATGGATCTCGATTTGCGCAATCATCTGGTCGGCATTAAGGGTGTGCTCAACAAATTGAGGAAGATGACCTGGTTTTATCTTGATCTGTATGATCGTGACAATTCCATTGCTTGGACACTTTATATCACTACTTCTCCAACAATGTGGAAAAAATCGCGCAGGGCATGGGAGACCGCTGTGCTCACCGGCAGGTTATTCAAGGACATAATCAAGGAGGGGCAGAGATCGGGCGAGATAAGCCGCGACCTGAATATACGGGTCCTTGAAATGATGTATTTCGGTGCGTTGAGGCATATATGCATATTTTCACTGGTGGGAACCAACTCAGGAACAGCCACGCATATGTCCAACATGGCCGAGGATTTGACGGAGATGATCTACGGAGCGATCAAGTCATTAGATAAAAAGCAGGAAGCGTTCGTATGCCCTTACTCTGCCAGGGCAGCAAAGGCTCGCCCAGCAGGGAAGGGAGGCGACAGAAAATGA
- a CDS encoding uroporphyrinogen decarboxylase family protein translates to MIIETMTPTERTWAAIKLEPCDRIPVAPLMDVMFPSRHKGMTVAEGIAHPRRGFQAIVDTFDDVGGWDAMIIPGYSLPVPDSIAAVMQVVIGDTRYPGKEPGFADNSSPQFIEKELLTIEDYDQMIKLGWTGFAEKNLSRFFPLDPELLLAWTKRQMERYKSEGELWKAHNIPSLCGGMVMSPLMFLSTRRSLVSFTQDLYRMPDKVQAVMDAMVDDLIKFAIEAAHATGIPGVELILERGGCFYYPLKMFERFEFRYIKKMVDAFAAEGFITVMHLDQDWTLNLPYFLDLPRKMCVCELDSTTDIFKAKEILKDHMCIMGDVPASLSSIGTPAEMTAYCEKLIDQIGKGRTGFILSTGCTIPFDTKFENFQAMVDSVKNHLPQ, encoded by the coding sequence ATGATTATAGAGACGATGACCCCCACCGAGCGCACATGGGCGGCCATCAAGCTCGAGCCGTGCGACCGCATACCGGTGGCGCCGCTGATGGACGTCATGTTCCCATCGCGCCACAAGGGCATGACGGTGGCCGAGGGCATCGCGCATCCGCGCAGGGGCTTCCAGGCCATCGTCGACACATTCGACGACGTGGGCGGATGGGACGCCATGATAATCCCGGGATACAGCCTGCCTGTACCCGACAGCATCGCAGCCGTAATGCAGGTGGTGATCGGCGACACCAGGTACCCCGGCAAAGAGCCGGGCTTTGCCGATAACTCCTCGCCCCAGTTCATAGAGAAGGAACTGCTGACCATCGAAGACTATGACCAGATGATAAAGTTGGGCTGGACGGGCTTCGCCGAAAAGAACCTCAGCCGCTTTTTCCCGCTGGACCCCGAGCTGCTGCTGGCCTGGACCAAAAGGCAGATGGAGCGCTATAAATCCGAGGGGGAGTTATGGAAGGCGCACAACATACCCTCGCTCTGCGGCGGAATGGTCATGTCGCCGCTGATGTTCCTCTCCACCAGGAGGTCGCTGGTCTCCTTTACGCAGGACCTCTACCGCATGCCCGATAAGGTGCAGGCCGTCATGGACGCCATGGTGGACGACCTGATCAAGTTTGCCATCGAGGCGGCGCATGCCACCGGCATACCGGGCGTGGAGCTGATACTGGAGCGGGGCGGATGTTTCTATTACCCGCTCAAGATGTTCGAGCGCTTCGAGTTCCGCTACATCAAGAAGATGGTGGACGCCTTCGCCGCCGAAGGGTTTATCACGGTCATGCATTTAGACCAGGACTGGACTCTCAACCTCCCTTACTTTCTGGACCTGCCCAGGAAGATGTGCGTCTGCGAGCTGGACAGCACCACGGACATCTTCAAGGCCAAGGAGATACTCAAGGACCACATGTGCATCATGGGTGACGTCCCCGCCTCTCTCAGCAGCATCGGCACGCCGGCGGAGATGACGGCCTACTGCGAGAAGCTGATCGACCAGATCGGAAAAGGCAGGACGGGATTCATTCTGAGCACGGGATGCACCATCCCCTTCGACACCAAGTTCGAGAACTTCCAGGCCATGGTCGATTCGGTCAAGAACCACCTGCCGCAGTAG
- a CDS encoding MaoC/PaaZ C-terminal domain-containing protein yields MGKYFEDINVGDKWTTPARTVEAADIINFAGISSDWNPLHTDEEYAKKIFGGRIAHGLLVLAIASGLTARGGSLRDIEDTIIAFLGISSLKFMNPTRIGDTIHLEEEITNKRETKSPERGVITVKWTIKNQKGEPAMEAEASSLVRRRQ; encoded by the coding sequence ATGGGTAAATATTTTGAGGATATAAATGTCGGGGATAAATGGACGACTCCGGCAAGGACAGTAGAGGCAGCCGACATCATCAATTTCGCAGGCATCTCTTCGGATTGGAATCCGCTGCATACTGATGAGGAATACGCCAAGAAGATATTCGGTGGCCGCATAGCGCACGGTCTGCTGGTACTAGCCATCGCATCCGGTCTCACGGCCAGAGGCGGCAGCCTGCGGGATATCGAGGATACCATTATTGCCTTCCTGGGTATTTCCAGCCTGAAGTTCATGAATCCCACCAGGATCGGGGACACCATACACCTCGAAGAGGAGATAACAAATAAGCGTGAGACCAAGAGCCCTGAGCGAGGCGTGATCACCGTTAAATGGACCATTAAAAACCAGAAGGGTGAGCCGGCCATGGAGGCCGAAGCAAGTTCGCTGGTAAGGAGGAGGCAGTAA
- a CDS encoding citrate/2-methylcitrate synthase — translation MSSAETGPLPSNKLKTSITNLLPGKILVRGYPLQELIGNINYGEVLYLCLKGELPDKNTAMMLNALLLGITDHGLVSAASPPARIVCAGNPDPIKGLCAGILSIGVVTGSPKESARFINGAYSMMKEQNLTPEQAADKIVDDYTANRKRLLGVGHPLFKDADIRAARLREIAAQTGFIGDKLKLFELIHQKYLQKLGKKNLVINVDGMMAAIMCEMGFDEDMIDIIAVLSYLPGICAHTYEELKEKTGMGLVFQLAMAFEYAGPEERHLPKDRQS, via the coding sequence ATGAGCAGTGCAGAAACGGGACCCCTGCCATCCAATAAATTAAAAACGAGCATAACCAACCTACTCCCGGGAAAGATACTGGTGCGGGGTTACCCATTGCAGGAGCTGATAGGAAACATCAACTACGGGGAAGTGCTATACCTTTGCCTCAAGGGTGAATTGCCCGATAAAAATACAGCCATGATGCTGAATGCCCTGCTCTTAGGCATAACGGATCACGGCCTGGTGAGTGCTGCAAGCCCGCCGGCCAGGATCGTATGCGCAGGCAACCCCGATCCGATCAAGGGGCTCTGTGCCGGCATACTGAGTATAGGCGTCGTCACAGGATCACCCAAGGAGTCAGCGCGCTTCATCAACGGCGCCTACAGCATGATGAAGGAGCAAAACCTCACACCGGAACAGGCGGCCGACAAGATCGTTGACGATTATACCGCCAACAGAAAAAGGCTGCTGGGTGTGGGGCATCCGCTTTTCAAGGACGCCGATATCAGGGCGGCGCGGTTGAGGGAGATAGCAGCTCAGACCGGGTTCATCGGGGATAAGCTTAAGCTGTTCGAGCTGATACACCAAAAATATCTGCAGAAGCTGGGTAAGAAAAACCTGGTGATAAATGTCGACGGCATGATGGCCGCCATCATGTGCGAGATGGGTTTCGATGAGGACATGATCGACATCATCGCGGTGCTGTCATACCTGCCCGGAATATGCGCGCATACTTATGAGGAACTGAAGGAGAAGACCGGCATGGGACTGGTCTTTCAGCTGGCAATGGCCTTCGAATATGCCGGGCCTGAGGAGCGGCACCTGCCCAAAGACAGGCAAAGCTGA
- a CDS encoding nitronate monooxygenase family protein, translating to MFKTRITQILGIRYPIIQGSMLYLSLAEFVSEVSNAGALGMLNSVCLNSKEELRDEIRKTRRMTDNPFAVQLVYLPASREIPNDQFIEAIIEERVKIIETVGPVQPEVIGRLHQAGITCLHKATTVRHALAAERAGADAVAVEGMECAGHAGMGDVTSLILIQRTIQEVKIPVVAAGGFVDGKGLVAALVLGAEAVLMGTRFFVTGECPIHPNIKEVCVKARETDTTVCLRSLRDPVRYLHTEVADKILEMEASGADLKQLLTVISGENMRQAVEQGDLTKGPISVGQCVGLIHDIPTVKELIDRIMNEAEVARRRLNLMQ from the coding sequence GTGTTTAAAACCAGGATCACCCAAATATTAGGCATCCGCTACCCGATCATCCAGGGCTCCATGCTCTATTTGAGTTTGGCTGAATTCGTGTCCGAGGTCAGCAATGCCGGGGCACTGGGGATGTTAAACTCTGTATGTTTGAATTCCAAAGAAGAGCTCAGGGATGAGATCAGGAAGACAAGAAGAATGACGGATAATCCATTTGCCGTGCAACTGGTCTATCTTCCGGCATCGAGGGAGATACCCAATGACCAGTTTATAGAAGCTATAATTGAAGAACGGGTTAAGATTATCGAGACTGTCGGCCCCGTTCAACCGGAGGTCATCGGCCGGCTCCATCAAGCCGGTATAACCTGCCTGCATAAGGCCACCACTGTCAGGCATGCGCTTGCTGCTGAGCGGGCTGGCGCCGATGCTGTAGCTGTTGAAGGAATGGAATGCGCCGGACATGCAGGCATGGGCGATGTAACTTCTCTCATACTAATTCAGCGGACCATCCAGGAGGTCAAGATACCGGTCGTTGCTGCCGGCGGGTTCGTTGACGGCAAAGGCCTGGTGGCAGCACTTGTTCTGGGCGCTGAAGCTGTTCTCATGGGCACACGTTTTTTCGTGACTGGGGAATGCCCCATACATCCCAACATTAAAGAGGTTTGCGTTAAAGCCCGGGAAACTGACACCACAGTGTGCCTGCGTTCGCTGCGCGACCCGGTCAGATACCTGCATACCGAAGTTGCGGATAAGATATTGGAGATGGAGGCGTCGGGAGCGGATCTAAAACAACTGCTGACGGTGATTAGTGGTGAAAACATGCGTCAGGCCGTGGAGCAGGGAGATCTTACAAAAGGACCTATCTCCGTAGGTCAATGCGTTGGCCTTATTCACGATATCCCCACAGTAAAGGAACTCATCGATAGGATTATGAATGAGGCGGAGGTAGCGCGCCGACGATTAAACCTGATGCAATAG